GCCCGGCGACCTGGGGGAGAACCTCACGACGACGGGGATTCCGTACGCCAGCTTGGCTCCCGGAACGACGTACCGCGTGGGCCGGGCCGAGATCCAGATCTCCCGGAGATGCGACCCGTGCACGAACCTGTACCTCCTCCCGTACGTCGGCGCGGCGAAGGGTCCTGCGTTCCTCCAGGTCATGACGGGCCGAAGGGGCTGGTACGCACGGGTCCTCCGCGAAGGCGTCATCCGACGCGGCGATCCCATCACGGAGCGCGCACCCGCGTAGAGGAGGCACGAAGCGCTCCAAACCGCCCTCACCCTCTCCGGTACCGCCTGGACAGTCCCGGTCCGCAAAGGCCAAGGTCCTCCCGCGGCATCGTAGGACGTGGACTGTCTCGACTGCAGCCGTCGGCTTCGCCAAGCGGAGCTGGATGGACGCCCGGGCGAGAGCGAAGGCGAGTAAAACGCCGCCACAGCGTTGGGACTGCCGCCGATCGCGATCCGAGAAAACCTCGGGAACCCTCGCTCGCGCGCGGAAAGATCGTCGCTTTCAGGGTGGTGAAGGAAGCCAGGCCATGGCTTGCCGCGGACCGGACCCATCCCTAGACAGGGGCAGTGTACAAATCGTGTCCAGCCTGCGG
Above is a window of Thermoplasmata archaeon DNA encoding:
- a CDS encoding MOSC domain-containing protein; protein product: MEGRVHRINVKPETPTEEGLPKGSVDAAWARRGGLEGDFNRYRHETQHDDPDAALLLMPLETIRELNAEGWPIEPGDLGENLTTTGIPYASLAPGTTYRVGRAEIQISRRCDPCTNLYLLPYVGAAKGPAFLQVMTGRRGWYARVLREGVIRRGDPITERAPA